TAAATCACCCCGCCCGGAGCAGGCGGCGCTCGCGCTTGCTGAGCGTGGTCTGCCGCTTGACCTTCAGGTAACGCTGCTGCTTATTCAACTTTGCAATTTCCTTGGGGCTCTCATCTAACAGGAAGGCGTAGGCAAGATGCCCGAGGTGAAGGTTCTTCgcgcaaaaaatatgacGCAGAGATTTACTGACTGAGTAGTACGCTGTGACAGATGCGAGGAAGGCACTTGTAGCTTTCTCCATAAGTGCCTCATCCGACTTAACCGTCACCTTAAAATGGTTGTAAATAAAACTAAGTATATTTCCCCCAATGGATGAAAAAGACGGAGGCACGTCTTCCCTGCGGAATTTACCAATTAGCTCCTCTCCCTGGATAGTCTTCACATGGATCTTCTTTTCTCGTAAAACATTCAGGAATTCCACTTCTGTCGGTAGGAGGAACAGGTAGGACGACCCCTCCTTATGTAGTCGTGCCGTTCTACCCACCTTGTGAACGTATTCTTCAAACACTTGCGGGGGGTCATACTGTATTACCACATCTAGCTCATCGAAATTCACTCCTCTCGATACAATCTGCGTGCATATCAGAATGGActtgttatttttcccatatgCGAAATCGGAAAAGTTTCCAAGTCGGTCTTCCTTCGATAAGTTCCCATGTAGAATGTAAATCTGTGTGTCTCCGAAGAGGTACTTCCTCTTGTGTCTGTCTGTATTAACATTATACAATATAGATCCGTCTGCACCAACGGGGGTGTTCCCATCGTCACACGAATCTCCCCCCTGTAGGTCATCCACATTGATGTTCTTAAATGGTAGGgtaattctttcctttctcttcttcgaCTTACGTCCAGATTCCAATTCCTCCCTCTGGAGAGTCTTCTCCAAATGCTTTCGTAGCAACTTTTCGTCCTCCTTTAACAACACAGAGGAGACCCCCTCGTTTAACTTCTTATGCGCTTccatgttttcctttttcaagtCGGTTGGCCAGTAGAGACTTTTAAGCAACGCCCGCATGTACTCTACGCTGTGACAGTTGGAAAGGAACACCACTggcttctgcttctttttcatgCAAGACAATAACATGTGCACAAGGCAGAGAAACTTTTTCCTAAAATCTGCCACGATGCAAAATTGCTTTAACTGTTCGGGTAGCTCGTACTCCCACTGCTCCTCTCCCAAGGTGGACGTAACATCTTTTATGTTTGTGGTACCCACTTCTTCGTTACCATTGTTGAGTGCTATATCCGGTGGTCGGGGGGGGAGCAACTTACCCCCTCTGGCCCCGTCGTCCTTCCCCTCCACCCACACAGTCCGATTCGTTAGACAGTAATTAGCTAAACTCTTCACCGCATGGTTCAGCGTAGCGGAAATGAATACCATTTGGAAGTTCTTCCCCTCTGGGGGGTTGTCACTCCTGGTGCTGCTTCCTGCCGTGTTTGCCACTTCTGCCCTCCGGAGCCTCTTAATCGTGTCGTATATTAACCTAACCTTATCCTGTGTGCCCAGGAAAATAACCTTATCCGCCTCATCCAATATAACGCACTGCAAATGCACTAACTTCAGCGCCTTTGTATGTTCCAAGTGGTCCAACAACCTCCCTGGAGTGCatgtcaaaatggaaacgcctttttttaatcGGTTTTTTTCcgactttttcttctctccacCTGTTAAACAAGACACTACAATGTATGGATAAGGCTTCGTTAGCGTAAAAAATAAGCTATTTATTTGGACAGCCAATTCCCTCGTCGGGGAGAGCACCAAAATGAATGTCCCCATATCCCGCGTgactcttattttttctttttgcagaTTCAGTACTTTCTGCACAGACGGTAATGCATAACATAACGTCTTTCCAGAACCCGTCATGGATTTGAGGAAGACGTCGTTGTCACTTAACATGATGGGGATGCTCCTCTTCTGTATGCTCGTCGTTTTAATGAATCGGTTTTTTTCCAGCGTTTGCAACAGACTTTCGCTCAGTACCCCCTTCAGGTCGGCGAACAGCCCGTCGAACAGATCCCCCCCAGGGGGGCTGCTACAAGTGGCATCTCCGACCACGTCTCTACCCACGGAGGTGTCCTTCCTCTCATCCTTCGTGAATGTCTCTTCCGTTGGTTTGTTTATCCCCTTCTTTGGCATACGTTttgggtttttttttgtgccttttttttcgcctttattgtttttccttttatttttgccttttatttttgccttctttGTGCCCTTTTTTGAGAGCTCCTTCCTGGCCCGCCCAAACTTACCCATCCTGCGGACGCCAAGTGGGAGGTCAACTGGCGAGTACCACCAGGATGAGGCACAGATAGGTTGCAGGGATTATTTAAAGGAAACCAGGCCGATCGAATAACCTACGCGGTGGAGACATCGCTGGCGGGTATATGCTCTCCCACGTGAGGTTTCCaatcaacaaaaaaaaaagttaaaaaaaaaaatactcaaATAGAAATATTAAACGACGTGGAAGTTCGTCTGATAATTCCTCCAGCGGAAAAATGCAACAGTTGCGACGTCACGTCGTTATGCTGCCATGCCGCTGAGTCCACCTGGGGAAGGCAACTTTTTAACTTTGAAAAattcccaaatggggaaactAACTCctaagtgaaagaaaaaaaaaaaaaaaaaaaaaaaagtccaagCAGGTTAAGCAAAAGCACTCGGTAAAAACTCGCTACCATCACGACTGCATCTGCGGTCCGACAAAACGTGTAAAGCGCGGAAGGGGCTCCCCAATAAGATACTTTCCCCCCTGCGGAATAGCGCATACAAAAACCAATTGGGGCAATTCGGAGAGGTGGAGAACAGGAAAGGGGCCCCGACCAGTTGTCAAGGGAgggaagttttttttttttttttttctttttttgcatgtataTGCAGTAAATTCGCTTGTCACAATGGTgaagtagtttttttttttattatatttttttttttttttcaccacatTGTTGCAAAGTCTTCACCCTCTTTGagttaaaattttgttctgcCCTCCTGGAGAAGCACACGTGTGGGGCGGTATAGTTCCTTCAGTCAGTCATGCCCGCTTCAGTCAAAGGATGATCTTCCCGCGCGATGCACTTTTTCTTCGCCGCGAACAACCCGCCCCCCCCAGCACCAGCCTCGAGCACGTGCAGGATGATCACGTGACATTGAGCGTGTGCCTGGACGATGCACAGACGCACAGTGGAGACGTCTTTAGAGCTTCCTTCGAGTTGGTGGGTCCTAAGAAGTATGCAGGGAATGTAAAGCTAGACTACGTCGTGGTGTACCTCTACGGAGTGTTCATGCTAAACCAGGAGGTCCTAACTGCCTGCACCAATGGCCCTCTCTCACAGAAGcaggaaaatattaaccTACCTTTCTATGGACCtaatgaaaaggaggaacagaaATTCTTACTCTTCTACTCCAACCCAATAGTCCTCTGCACCGACGTAAACTTTGCAACCCCAAGTGAAACGACGCACTACCACCTCAGTTGTATCCTTCCACCATTCCTCCCCCCGACCTACAATGGGAAGCTTATCAAATTTAAGTATTGCATGTACGTGCAGGCAGTTAAAAGACTCTACAGAAATAGAACCCAATTTGTAACAAACCGATATGAGCAGCATCTACCTTTGCGCATACTCTGTGGTAGATGTGTCCATTCTCCGGTGCTAGACTTGGTGCTGCTTCCCATTAAACCGAGCAGTTCTCAAGGGGGGGGCGTCACAAATGGGGACAATGGGGAAGACCCACCCGACTACCTCTACCATGACTTTCGAGTCGAAGTGAACGAGGGGGATACTTCCCCAGCGGGATCGAGTAAGAACCCCCGACCTGGGGGCATACTGGAAAGCAGCCCATTTAACTCACCCTCCATTCCGCTGCACCTATACAACCATGTTGAGAAGACACCCCTTGATAGACTCCTCTGTATATACCTCCTCTCTTcacaaagaaaagaggacTCGTCTCTCTTCCTCCTAAACCACGTCCTGCCCAACTATAACTACTTCCACTATATGCACGTGTTTCTGTATGTGGCTCACCATTGGGATTACTACACGGGGGAGCTTTCCCTGAGTGGGGATGCTGACCGGATTGGTAGCCTCCGTGCCTTCTTCTCGTTCCTGCGCTGGCGTGGCGGGTATTCCATAGGTGGCACTTCAGGGGGGAACACGAACCCTGTGGAAGACCCTTCCTCCGATCATTACTCTCTACAGAACCATGACAACCGTATGCACGACGCCTACCTCAGCAACTACCCCGACTTCGTCTTCAACGAGATAAAGTACGTCCCAATACGTTGGTACGATAACTTGGTTCTTCACCAACCGTCCAGTTTGCCTGGCGAAACAACCGATGAGGAAGACTTTGCCAATCTTTACTTGGGAGAGATCAGTTCCGAATCGAGTAGTGACTTAGACGAAGCAGTCGACATGCGTGAGGGGGCAAGTCTACATAGATGCACTCCATCTGAGGTGGTGACAAACCAAACGGTAGAGGAAACCCCTCATCAGGGGGAGAAGCATAATGCaattttacctgaacatGGAAAGGGGTTCCTCTTAGATAAAGCCTACACTACAGTGGACACCATCGTTCAGTGCATGCAGGAGGGAGACATGTTCAGACGAATCAACACTCGGAAGATAAAGCCACAGAGGTTGTCCCCCCACGTGGGTAGTGAACCAACCGGTAGGGTAGTCGTCCCCCCGGTGGTGGAGAACCCAAACGGACAGACACCAAATAAAGACACGtcacaaaatatatatcgaATAAACGCGGGTGGAAAAAACATATGTCTGATCACCCTAATGGATGGAATAGACAACCAAGTAACAGACACCTTCCCACACGGTGGGATCATTAACGTGAGACTCTATTTCGGTGGAGCAACGATCCCTACAGTGCATGTAGATATACGTCTGAAACGGGTCGAACGGGTAAAGGTAAACCCGAACCTCCTAACACTGCAGAGGAACAAGCTACATGATGAGAACGTAATTTCAGATGAGGGGAACACGTCCCTGGACTCGGAGGGGACCCCTCACCATTCCATCTGCAGCTGTAAATTAATTTGTGAGAGGAATGTCTCTACCCTTCACTGTTCTGTAAAGAATGTGAGCTTTGTTCTTGGGGAAGACgtcgttccttctttttcaaatgaCACAGTCAGGGTTGACTACCTGCTGGACTTTGACTTCTTCTGCCGTCACAAGGGGGACAGAACAAACAGTGACCAAACCAGCAAGGGTGGCAAGGTTAATGAAGTTAATGAAGTAAATGAATCCAATGAAGGGAAGGGATCGATCCAACCGGGAAAAACCAACGAAGCAAACCCAACCAGTGCACTAGGCAGAACACACTCCGACTCTCTCTCCCTGAACGAATCCCTCGACGATAACATTTATAGCCTCACCTTTCGCATCCCCATCCACATTACTGAGAGAGCACACGACGTCTGCCCGCACGACGCCAGCAATAGTAATGGTATCCCCGCCTGGCACGCTAAAGTGAACAAAAACGAGGAGGGAACCACCAGCCAGCTCCTCTTACAAAACAGTCACAAGTTTGTCTACGCTGATATGAGGCACTTCGTTCGCACCTTGAAGATGTGATGTGCCAAGCGTCTGTTCCCGTTTTGTCTGTTCTCATTAAACCTCCTGCGTGAAACAACACATCCCCGCATGGGGAAACGCTGCTCACTcgaggggagaaaaaaaaaacttttcgtCAGTTGTGTATTAATATT
This region of Plasmodium coatneyi strain Hackeri chromosome 3, complete sequence genomic DNA includes:
- a CDS encoding DEAD box helicase, which encodes MGKFGRARKELSKKGTKKAKIKGKNKRKNNKGEKKGTKKNPKRMPKKGINKPTEETFTKDERKDTSVGRDVVGDATCSSPPGGDLFDGLFADLKGVLSESLLQTLEKNRFIKTTSIQKRSIPIMLSDNDVFLKSMTGSGKTLCYALPSVQKVLNLQKEKIRVTRDMGTFILVLSPTRELAVQINSLFFTLTKPYPYIVVSCLTGGEKKKSEKNRLKKGVSILTCTPGRLLDHLEHTKALKLVHLQCVILDEADKVIFLGTQDKVRLIYDTIKRLRRAEVANTAGSSTRSDNPPEGKNFQMVFISATLNHAVKSLANYCLTNRTVWVEGKDDGARGGKLLPPRPPDIALNNGNEEVGTTNIKDVTSTLGEEQWEYELPEQLKQFCIVADFRKKFLCLVHMLLSCMKKKQKPVVFLSNCHSVEYMRALLKSLYWPTDLKKENMEAHKKLNEGVSSVLLKEDEKLLRKHLEKTLQREELESGRKSKKRKERITLPFKNINVDDLQGGDSCDDGNTPVGADGSILYNVNTDRHKRKYLFGDTQIYILHGNLSKEDRLGNFSDFAYGKNNKSILICTQIVSRGVNFDELDVVIQYDPPQVFEEYVHKVGRTARLHKEGSSYLFLLPTEVEFLNVLREKKIHVKTIQGEELIGKFRREDVPPSFSSIGGNILSFIYNHFKVTVKSDEALMEKATSAFLASVTAYYSVSKSLRHIFCAKNLHLGHLAYAFLLDESPKEIAKLNKQQRYLKVKRQTTLSKRERRLLRAG